The DNA sequence AAAGAAGAGCCTTACTGCTCAGTTTTGAAAAGACTGAATTAGGAGCTTCGGGCACTGTGCCTGGACACCACACAGGTCCAGCCATGAGGTGGGGGGATGGGTTCACTGGCTCTGCTGATTCAGGGGATCTTGGTGATTGTGAAGTATACTCTGGCTTCTCAAAATCCAGCCACTGCAGTGGAGGAAGAAGTGTTCTTAAATGATTGGGCAGCACACAGATATCTGGGCCGCAAACTGCTCTATAATCACTGGGATTTTCAGATCTTTACTCCAGACAACCTGGAACGAGAGTGCATGGAAGAGGTGTGCAATGACGAGGAGGCCCGTGAGTGCTTTGAGGATGACCAGATTACTAAACAATTCTGGGATAAGTCTTCTCATAACGGAAAAGGTGGGGAATCAGCAGTCACGCCTGCCATCGATGTTGCTAGGCTCACTGCTACCATAGTGCTGCTGATCATGGGAGCTGTTTTTGCACTTTACTGTGTAAAATGCAGAGCCAGAGAGCGGAGTCAGGGAAGAGTGCCTATGAGTTTAACCAGTAGTGCGCTGCCTTCAGAAGATGTACCCTTGACTCGGCTCCCAAAACACCAGCCAGAAGCACCAGGACTACCATCCTATGAACAGGCACTTGAGACTTCAGGAACCTATGATGCATCTCCTCCACCATACCAAAGGAATGCTGTTCATTTTGCTCAACCCAGTTAAGGGAAAAGAAGGCATGTAGGATCACCAAGTGTCACCCTTCAAGGAGCTTAAGAgacagtgtgtgtgtatgtgaagtccaaaaagcttttgaagaaaaaaaggacGCGGTGAAGGGAGACGGTAGGGCCGTTTCCGATGCTGATATTAAGTGCTGTTGTTGCTGGAGGGATGGTGGCATTGCAGCTCTTAGGGGGGTATTTCTGATCTACTTgttgccatttggaaaaaaaaagcagaaagatAGGTGAGTGGTGACCCGcaaaagtgaggggaagggagggagatgggcctggggtagagggagagagagaaaggggtatATGGATATCAGTTCAGAggagagagcaaatgctgaatggaagtggagaaagaacacattctggatggaaggagggaataaagaaaaagggcatatactagatgggggaagaagagagttagtgagatagtggaggggtaaaGGAAAgggacagtggatagaaggaagaaaatgacaagatgaggaaagcagaaactgggagacaaaggttgttaggtgccatcaatttgtgctcgagtcctagtccaatattagatgaatattggagaagagcaattCAAAAGCTTCAAACCAACTAACTGCTTGGGATGGACAATTATACAAGCAAACTTGTGAGAATACTCAGAGCCAAAAAGTATTACAAAAGGTCGCATCCACTTATCTTAATCCGCCTTAGGTCTCCATTGCGGTTAACCTTCCAAAGTTCCACTCAATGTCCCCGACAATTGTAATCCACAAGTGGGATCCTCTCTCAACAAGAGTCCAGGCACACCTTGTTTCGCACAAGGCGCTGCATCAGGAGAGAACTCCAAACTCACGAAAAACTCTGTTCCAAATGAGAAGCTTGTGGATTACAATTGTAGGGGACATTGAGTGGAACTTTGGAAGGTTAACTGCAATGGAAACCTACAGCGGATTAAGATAAGTGGATGGGACCTTTTATAATACTTTTTGGCTCTGAGTATTCTCACAAGTTTGCTTGTATAATTGTCCATCCCAAGCAGTTAGTTGGTTTGAAGCTTTTGTATAGCCCAGATTAAACCAAGggtttctttccctttttcttttctgggAGTTTTTCCCTAGGTC is a window from the Geotrypetes seraphini chromosome 1, aGeoSer1.1, whole genome shotgun sequence genome containing:
- the LOC117367335 gene encoding transmembrane gamma-carboxyglutamic acid protein 2-like — its product is MGSLALLIQGILVIVKYTLASQNPATAVEEEVFLNDWAAHRYLGRKLLYNHWDFQIFTPDNLERECMEEVCNDEEARECFEDDQITKQFWDKSSHNGKGGESAVTPAIDVARLTATIVLLIMGAVFALYCVKCRARERSQGRVPMSLTSSALPSEDVPLTRLPKHQPEAPGLPSYEQALETSGTYDASPPPYQRNAVHFAQPS